The segment ATGAACTGCCGTCATGATATTCACTGAAAATGGTATATGACAAGATTTAACCGCCAGTCTCACACACTGTCAGGAAAGCAGAAATGCCTCGAATTTCGTGTTTGTGATGGGAATGGAATTCAATTTAGAGTATAGACCCCCGCCGTACAAccagggagaaggaaggacgaaTTCTCAAAGCACATGGTACACGCCACAGCCTCCCGACAGAATTCTCCATGTTGACTGTAGTGTTTTCTTCTTGTGTGTCTTCAATATTTCTAgccttgtttctgttgttttattcAGCCTTTATCACGAAAATAAGGGTTACATAAGAGAGATTTGTCAAATACTTGATGTTATACGCCTTTCTAAATTGGTGGCTTGTTACAAGGTGCCTTAGAGCTAAGAGGAAGCGTTTAGTGTTTCTGAAATAAACCTTGTTATGGAGGAATGTACAGAAGAGATGGAATCATGCAGAAGTCTTCGCGGCTTCAGGTACATCAGAGAGAAGAATCGTTGATCATCGTGGAAGGCGGAGAGAGCCGCAAGATGTGGAGGCGTCCGCTGTCCCGAAGTTGGAGGGAATCAAACGTATTGTTTTGCCATAATTAGTGactatggtgtgtatgtgtgtccttgtgtatACGCGGTGTCTGTACTGTGaatgtggtgcgtgtgtgtgtatgtgagcaggAAAACTACTCATGTCTTTTTTGCTGTTCTTATCGGCAGACCTTGCAAATTCCCCAAGGGAATATAAATCATACGGTAATGCTTCTCGCTTCGCATTTTAAACTATTTTCCGTTTCTCACTTCATGGAGAAATATTATCATTGCCAAAAGAGATTGATTATTTCTTCCTAGCATTTTCACAGTGCCTTATTTCAGGCCGCGTTCCCACTCCACAAGGTCACGTACAAACTCCCTATATAACTTTCAGATCAGACAGAAAGTCATCAGTTGTTTCCGAGATTCCACGATGATTCGCAAGTCCCATACCACCGTCCAAAGTTCCTTCAGGTGCCACGTGTGCGGCAAAGTGTTCGGCCAAAAGGGCCATCTGCTGATTCACAAGAATGTCCACGCGGAGGTGATGCGGAATCTGCAGGAAGTTCTTCGTGCAAAAGGCTCATTTGGTGAAGCACGTCGTGGTGCACAGGCAGAGACTGGTTGCCCTTAAAAGGTGTCGGCGGAGGGAGGCGTCCGAGCGAGGGTCTTCCGCTGAGGCCAAGGAGACCTCCCTCAGGTGCAAGGTCTGCGGACTGCAGTTCAGGCGGATTTTTAAGCTGATGGAACACCTGAAGGTCCAGCATATTctcggaaggaaagggaaatagcgATAAACCACCATATTTTGCTTGTGGTAAATTCGTTAGACACAAGCTAGTTGTTATACCAGTGGAGAAATATTAAATATGATGAAATTCAAGTTCCCAATTTTTCACTTCATGCAGAAAATAATTCCTTTTCAAGGAAATCCATCatgtatcagtattataatattgAAATTAACTCAACAGCGACAGGTGCTTACATTACCGACCCCTTAGGACGAAGGCTCATTTGGTGAAACATGTCCTGTTACGTGTAACAGGACATGTTTCACCAAATGAgccttcgtattattattattagcaattaataacacttattattatcgtcatcatgtaTGTacgtcatgcatatatatatatatatatatatatatatatatatatatatatatatacttatatatatatacatatatatatacatatatatatatatatatatatatatatatacatacacagatatgcatatatatacatacacatgtatgcatatatagatataaatatatatatatatatacacatatatatatatatatatacatatatatacatatatatatacatatatacatacatatatatatacatatatatatacatatatatatatacatatatatatacacatatatatacatatatatacatatatatacatatatatatacatgtatatacatatatatacatatatatatacacatatatatacatacatatacatatatatatacatatatatatacatatatacatatatacatatatatatatacatacacatatatgcatatatatatatatatatacatatatatatatatacatatatatataaatatatatacatatatatacatatatatatacatatatatatatacatatatatatacatatatatacatatatatacatatatatacatatatacatatatatacatatatatatatatatacatacacatatatgcatatatatataaatatatatacatatatatacatatatatacatatatacatatatatatatacatatatatacatatatatatacatatatacatatatatatacatatatatacatatatacatatatatatatacatatatatacatatatatacatatacatatatatatacatatatatacatatatatatatacatatatatacatatatatacatatatacatatatatacatatatatatatacatatatacatatatatacatatatatatatatatatatatatacatatatatatatatatacatatatatatatatatatatatatatatacatatatatatatatatacatatatatatatatatatatatatatatatacatacacatatatgcatatatatataaatatatatacatatatatacatgcgaagagagagaaaggatgaggagagagacacTCCATGAGCTTCCCTGCGAGCATCCTTCCGAACAGAAGCGTGCAGAGGTCCTCGCGCCACGCGTCATGCAGCATGACCAGACGGCCTTATGGTTGTGGGTTCAGTTGCATCAGCGATTGCATCAGGAATTCTCCGGAGTTTAACCCACAGAGGAATCGTTTCCCATCGTGGAAGGCGGAGAGAGTCAGCTACAAGACGTGAAAGAGTTTGCCGCCGAAGTTGGACGCGGGGATCAACAGGCGTTTGAAATACCTTAACATGATTTGCCCTAATTAGTTAATAAAAGTTTCTCGTTTaaagtctgtgcgtgtgtgtgtgtgtgtgttaaaataaacGCACTCTCTTTTGATGTTCGTGTCGACATAGCTTGCTAATTCCTTCCTAACAAAAGTAAACATACAAGTTTATCCTTCTCGTTAGCATGAATGTAAAATGCTCTTTCTTAAACGTTCTCACCGGGGAAAGACTCCCCGCGGACGCATGtagcagcattaataataataatgataatattattattatcatcattattattatcatcattattattatcatcattattattatcattattatcattattattatcatcgccattattatcgtcattataatcattattattatcatcattattattatcatcattattattattatcatcattatcattatcatcattattattatcatcattattattatcatcattattattatcatcattattattatcatcattattattattatcattatcatcattattattatcatcattattattatcatcattattattatcatcattattatcattattattattatcatcattataattatcatcattattattataattattttttattatcatcattattttcattatcattattataatttccataatcatcattattgtcattattataattatcatcattataattatcatcattattattataattattttttattatcatcattattttcattatcattattataatttccataatcatcattattgtcattattataatttccataatcattattattattattattataatttccattatcattattatcattatcattcccataatcatcattattatcattatcattattatcattattatcattatcatttccataatcatcattattatcattattatcattattatcattattatcattattatcattattatcattattatcattattatcattattatcattatcatcattattatcattattattattatcattatcattattatcattatcattattatcctttccattatcattatcatcctttccattattattattatcattattatcctttccattatcattattatcacctaatATGACCGAGTTCCCTTCACAGTGCCTTATTAAGGTCCTCGTTCCCACCCCTCAGGGTCACGTGAAAGCTCCCTATATAACTTTCAGATCAGACAAAAAGTCATCAGTTGTTTCCGAGATTCCAAGATGATTCACAAGTCCCATACCACCGCCCAAAGGTCCTTCAGGTGCCACGTGTGCGGCAAAGTGTTCGGTCAAAAGGGCCATCTGCTGATTCACAAGAACGTCCACGCGGAGGTGAGGCCCTTCGGATGCGACACCTGCGGCAGGCGCTTCACTCAGAAGGGCAACCTCCTTCGGCACTCGCTCTTGCACACCAACGAAAAGTCCTTCGGATGCGGCATCTGCAGGAAGTTCTTCGTGCAAAAGGCTCATTTGGTGAAGCACGTCGTGGTGCACAGGCAGAGGCTGGCTGCCCTTAAAAGGTGTCGGCGGAGGGAGGCGTCCGAGCGAGGGTCTTCCGCTGAGGAGACCTCCCTCAGGTGCAAGGTCTGCGGATTGCAGTTCAGACGGATTTTCATGCTGATGGAACACCTGAAAGCCCAGCATATtctgggaaagggaaggaattaaGGTGCTAAGTGCGCCAGCTCTCCTTTGTGCATAAATGCATTAGACAGTTCTTATGCCAGTGAAAACagattattaaagataatgaaatctttaacgtgtgtcataaatataattcTTATCTTGAATGTAGAGTGACACAGATtcaaagtatacatacacacacaataccgacgctttattgttttcttatcgAAGAATCGAGAACGGTGGTTCTCTAAAgaactgatatagatagatagagagagaaagagataacggaAGGAGAGCCTCTCCTGAACCTCCCTGTGAGCATCCTAACACTAGGCGTCATGCAGCATGACCAGACGGCCTGATGCCTCCGTAGAATTCATCGGGAATTCTACGGAGTTTAGCCCAGGCAGGAATCGTTGGCCATCAGAGAAGGCGGAGAGACACGCAAGACGTGGAGACACGAAAATGTCTGTTGGAAATGTTCTATTCTACTAATATTTATAAGTTTCGTTAAAATCGGGGAGGTAATTTTATTCATAGATGCCAGGGGGCGCGGAGGGAAGGACAGATTACTAGAGGAGGCGCGGTAATGTTCAGCCTAAAGAGTCATCTGATGATTCgcaagaaggtgagggaggtgaaAGAAGTGAGGCCCTTCGGGTGCAACACCTGCGCTTCACTCAGAAGGGGAACCTCCTTCGGCACCCACTCTTGCACTCCAACGAAAAGCCCTTCGgatgcaggatatatatatatatatatatatatatatatatatatatatatataaacactagtaAGTGTGAAGTACGTTGATAATACGCCATGTAATGAAACAATTATAGAACTGCATGCGCGTATATTCCAAAGCCTACACATATAACTAACGTATTCCTAACGTAAAACCATCTTTTAGCAATATTACCTTATCTGATTATCTCTCTAAAAGGAtttcgtaataataacaaattttgTTGACCGATCACAGGAATCTTTGCATTCCAATGGGCAAAAATGTGAATACCTGATACACTTTAAACTTGTGTCAAAGAAACAAGGGCGGCGATTCTTATTGTAATCAAAGATAAGAACAACTGCAATTCTTGACTATTTGTTAGAAATTGAGAGGTCAACCATTATCCTCCATTTCTACTGTGAAGGTTTTATGTTTTTAAATGATGTTCTTTGAAGTAAGGATACATATTTGCGCTGCTTGGGATTAACAATATGATTACATATTTTGTAAGTTTGTCGCGATTGAATATGAAGCATAGGAAACAAATGGAGACGGGAATACCATGAAAAAGAAATAGTGAACATAACCATATAAGAACTGAAAACGTTCTCTTTACGTTCATCTCGGGACAGTGTACCTTTTTAAGCAACAAGTGTTTACAGCCGGCAAATTGCAAGATTCTCACGCAAAGCTTAGAACAAAATCAAAACTTTGGTATTTTAAACTattctttttcgctctctatctTCCGGAGAAGCATTACCACTTACAGAAGTGACAAATGACTGTTCTTAACTTAACCGAGTTCCCGTCACAGTGCCTTATTCCGCGATCTCGTTCCTCAGAGTCAGGTGAAAGCTCCCTATATAACTTTCAGATCAGACAGAAAGTCATCCGTTGCTTCCGAGATACCAGGATGAGTCGCAAGTCCCATACCACCGCCCAAAGGTCCTTCAGGTGCCACGTGTGCGGCAAAGTGTTCGGCCAAAAGGGCAATTTGCTGATTCACAAGAATGTCCACGCGGAGGTGAGGCCCTTCGGATGCGACACCTGCGGCAGGCGCTTCACTCAGAAGGGCAACCTTCTTCGCCACTCGCTCTTGCACACCAACGAAAAGCCCTTCGGATGCGGCATCTGCAGGAAGTTCTTCGTGCAAAAGGCTCATTTGGTGAAGCACGTCGTGGTGCACAGGCAGAAGCTGGTTGCCCTTAAAAGGTGTCGGCGGAGGGAGGCGTCCGAGCGAGGGTCTTCCGCTGAGGCCAAGGAGACCTCCCTCAGGTGCAAGGTCTGCGGACTGCAGTTCATGCGGATTTACAAGCTGATGGAACACCTGAAAGCCCAGCATATTCTCGGAAGGGAAGGACAATAAGACGCCATTTGCGATAAATATGCAAGCCAGTGTTTATACCAGTGGAAACTAATAAATTCATGCTAACAGCCAAAAAAAACTTTTAACCTGgatgtccatatatatctatatacatacatggactaTAGTATTTATACTATAtcctgtaaggattgccccaaattttacataggcgagaccggtagagcatTACAAAGAGAGTAATGTTAGATATGTGATGGTCACCAGCTGGACAAATTCACAAATCAGGTAATtcgtgctggtcaatggggcttgggtgACCTTACCACCTCGTTAGCTAGCATAGCCTTTCCTagcttgaccctcctcctgaaaactaattcgttctgtctctcagtcACTATATGCGCTTGTAAAAAATCTTTTTGTATCCAATTTGGTATATCATGCGTCTGTTTTCAGAATGTTTTccttgtgtacacattactgtgttggtaccatgcatatatatatatatatatatatatatatatatatatatatatatattgcgtgtgtgtgtgtatacgttctggaaagaaataagagaaaccaAGCAGGAGATTCTTCCGCTCGCACCGACCTGCAGCCTCGACCTCATTAAGGCCTTTTCCTCCTCGCGGAGAACGTATAAGATGTTCAtctgtgataataagaatgataataaataataatgatatattattgtcattgttatctttatgattactactattattgtcattattttgtattactactaattattattattatcctgtatcattttcattgttattgttattgtcatgtatcattttcattattattgttattatcatgtatcattttcattattattgttattatcattatcaatgataataaaatatatatatatatgcattatcattatcaattataataaaatcaataataattataataattataatcattattattattatcatcatatcgtcGTGCCACAAAAGGATACTTCACCATCGCTAGTCCCTCTAATTGCCATACATCTCTAAGCGCCACGAGCTAAACCTCTTATGGCAACCGATGTATAGATGGAAACAGGAACTTATAATCTGACCTTGTTTTGCTGAAAATCTGTATTCTGTAACAATATCCTCGTTGGCAAGAAGGTATATTGTCTCATATGTGGACTAATGATGCGAGTatgctattagtaatgatatggatatctatgtacatatatacatacatatatgtatacacacacacatatatacacatacacacacacatatatatatacatacacacatatatgtatgcatgtagatatccATATCCTTACAAATATCATActaatatcatctatatatatgtgtatatatatatgtgtgtgtatgtatgtatgtatatatataaaaatatatatgtatatatatatatacatgcatatatacacacatatgtatatatatatattcatatatatatatgcatatatatgtgtatatgtatatatacacttatattcacacacatatatatctgtatctatatctatacatatatacattattatacatgtatatgtatatatatacatttacatatacatgtataataatgtatatatgtatagatatagttatagatacagatatatatgtgtgtgaatataagtgtatatatacatatacacatatatgcatatatatatatatatatatatatatatatatatatatatatatatatgtgtgtgtgtgtgtgtatatatgtgtatatatatatatatatatatatatatatatatatatatatatatatatgtttgtgtgtatgtgtgtgtgtgcatgtaaatatgtatatatatacatatatatatacacacacgcatatatacatatgtgtgtatatatgcatgtatatatatatatatatatatatatatatatatatatatatatataaacatatatatttgtgtttgtgtgcgtgcgtgtgtgtgtgtgtgtgggtgtgtgtgtgtacatgtatatttatatatgtatttacatatttatatatatgtatatatgtaagtatatacatacatttatatatatgtatctgcatctatatctatatctatcaatctatctatctatattatatatgaccatatatatatacatatatatatatatatttatatttatatgtgtgtgtgtttgtgtgtgtgtgtgtgcgtatgcatgtatatatgtatatatatatatatatatatatatatatatatatatatatacacatatatatatatatgcatatatatatatatatatatatatattttaattgatatatgtatgcttagatttatatatatacatatatatacatatatatatatatatatatatgtatgatgtatgtatatgcatatatatatacatatatatatatatatatatatatatatatatatatatatatatgcgtatacacacacacacacacacatatatacccatatatatgtatatatatatatatatatttatatatatatatattcgtatatgtatatatacatacatacatatatatacatatatatatatatatatatatatatatatatatatatatatatgcgtatatatatatatatatatatatatatatatatatatgcgtatatatatatatatatatatatatatatgtatatatatgtatatatatatatatatatatatatatatatatatgtgtgtgtgtgtgtgtgtgtgtgtgtatgtgtgtgtgtgtgtgtgtgtgtgtgtgtatgtgtgtggtgtgggttgtgtgtgtgtgtgtgtgtgtgtgcatgtatatatatatatatatatatatatatatatatatatatatatatatatacacacacaatcacacacacacatttcattttctttttctctttacatatatatataaatatatatatacacagacacacacacacacacacacacacacatatatatatatatatatatatatatatatacttatatatatacatatatatatacatttcatagatTTCAAGATGATTCACAAGTCCCATACCACCGCCCAAAGGTCCTTCAGGTGCCACGTGTGCGGCAAAGTGTTCAGCCAAAAGGGCCATCTGCTGATTCACAAGAATGTCCACGCGGAGGTGAGGCCCTTCGGATGCGACACCTGCGGTAGGCGCTTCACTCAGAAGGGGAACCTCCTTCGGCACTCGCTCTTGCACACCAACGAAAAGCCCTTCGGATGCGGCATCTGCACGAAATTCTTCGTGCAAAAGGCTCATTTGGTGAAGCACGTCGTGGTGCACAGGCAGAGGTTGGCTACCCTTAAAAGTTGTCGGCGGAGGGAGGCGTAAGGCCACATAACCTTACAGAATGTATCAAATAATTTATTCAACCAATTTGCGCACTAACAaaatttttttgcattttgttttattcacaTTACAGATGCGAATAACACTTCAATTGTAATTCATGATTGACTGTGTTTATAAATGCATTATGcttcacaattatcatcactagacaagaaaacaaacaaaaagtatttcattttaactatcattgctgttaacggtgttatcagtattatcaacaatattatacTGATTAcaatcagtattactattgtaatCGCTCTTGTTATCATCTtatataataacattttaatatcattattattactataattattattattactatcattattattattatcattattattattattattattatcattattattattattattattattattattattattattattaccatcaatattatcattatcatcacaggtattattattattattaaaatcatttttattattattgttattaccatcatcattatttttatcattattaacaatattatcattgttatcattattaacaatattatcaatattatcaatattatcatcaatattatcaatattatcaatattatcaatattatcaatattatcattatcatcattatcatcattatcatcattatcatcattatcatcattatcatcattatcatcattatcatcattattatcattattatcgatattatcattactctcatcattatcattattatgctcctCGTTAGCATTGATGAAAACTGCTCTTTCTTTAATGTTCTCACCGGGAAAAGACGCGTTTGTAGCATAAACAGAGCAATGCTCCCGAATATCGTATTGCAAAGCTTATCTTTGAAGTTGTTTTCAGCTTTATTTCGTTACACTTAACGGGTTTGTACAAGCAAGCTGTATTGAGATTTTCTCCGCGGCTATTCCATGCTGCTATTGTGAAACGTTATAGACGAGGATGTGATAGAACTCCGAGAACCTCTTTATTACCGATTTTCTGGCGGAAATGTTCATTCGAAAGTTGTAGATTATTATACTTCGAGTCcatgataattatttaaaaagtacagtaatactggtaatagcaataatagtatacATTATAGTATCTTTAAAAAGGTGAATGCACATGGGAGATATCGCAAAAGTTGAAGAtactattaaacacacacacaaaaaaatccagTCAAGCTGTTCTGTGTACCAAAAACTCGGTGAATTCGCTCTATTTCCCTGCTGACTGTACAGTGAAGTGTTAGGTTTGCAAACTGAATTTCATTCCCATCACAAACACGAAACTCGAGGAATTTCTGCTTTCCTGGCAGTAATATAAAAATCCAACTGTACACAGACTAGAGTTATTGAAAAGTGAGACACCTGGATTTTATCTTCAGGCCTGGCATATTCCTTTTTCGTTGAATAGCATGACGACTGCAATTCATAAATGCGAACAAGAATTTCAACATCAAATGAGTTTAGGTCATTTGAGAAAGTTGCTATATTGTATTACACAGGAGCACAGATTGTCATCTCTTTTAACgtgtgtaataaaaataatacttatctTGAATGTAGTCTTTTAGAGTGACACAAATTCAAAGCTTCATTGTTTTCTTATCGAAGAATCGAGACCGATGGTTATCTAAAGAACTGAAGAGTCAGTACTACAGCTGCAGAGGAAATATGTTTTCAATACTCCATTAAATgctgtatatattaatgtgacCGCATACACTAACcctagtattattaacattatgataatgttcaatattattaacattataataatgtttaatattattaacattataataatgttcaatattattaacattataataatgtttattattattaacattataataatgttcaatattattaacattataataatgttcaatattattaacattataataatgttcaatatcatcaacattataataatgttcaatatcattaacattataataattttcaatatcattaacattataatgattttcaatatcattatcataagtatcattaatatcattatcattagtatcatcaatatcattatcattagtatcatcaatatcattatcattaatatcattaatatcattatcattaatattattatccttagtatcattaatataattaccattaatatcattatcattaatattattatccttagtatcattaatatcagtatcattagtatcattgatatcatcatcattatagccattattttccttattataattattatcatcatcattattatcatcgtcattataatcattattattatcatcattattattatcatcattattattatcatcattattattatcatcattattattattatcattattattatcatcattattattatcatcattattattatcatcattattattatcatcattattattatcatcattattattatcatcattattattatcatcattattattatcatcattattattatcatcattattattatcatcattattattatcatcattattattatcattattatcattattattatcatcgccattattatcgtcattataatcattattattatcatcattattatcatcatcattattattattatcatcattattattatcatcattattattatcatcattattattatcatcattattattatcatcattattattatcatcattgttattattatcattatcatcattattattatcatcattattatcattattattattatcatcattataattatcatcattattattataattattttttattatcatcattattttcattatcattattataatttccataatcatcattattgtcattattatcatttattattatcatcattattattatcatcattattattatcatcattattattatcatcattattattatcatcattgttattattatcattatcatcattattattatcatcattatcatcattattattattatcatcattataattatcatcattattattataattattttttattatcatcattattttcattatcattattataatttccattatcattattatcattatcattcccataatcatcattattatcattatcattattatcattattat is part of the Penaeus chinensis breed Huanghai No. 1 chromosome 35, ASM1920278v2, whole genome shotgun sequence genome and harbors:
- the LOC125044070 gene encoding zinc finger protein OZF-like gives rise to the protein MIHKSHTTAQRSFRCHVCGKVFGQKGHLLIHKNVHAEVRPFGCDTCGRRFTQKGNLLRHSLLHTNEKSFGCGICRKFFVQKAHLVKHVVVHRQRLAALKRCRRREASERGSSAEETSLRCKASCSMTRRPDASVEFIGNSTEFSPGRNRWPSEKAERHCLIPRSRSSESGESSLYNFQIRQKVIRCFRDTRMSRKSHTTAQRSFRCHVCGKVFGQKGNLLIHKNVHAEVRPFGCDTCGRRFTQKGNLLRHSLLHTNEKPFGCGICRKFFVQKAHLVKHVVVHRQKLVALKRCRRREASERGSSAEAKETSLRCKVCGLQFMRIYKLMEHLKAQHILGREGQ